In Candidatus Thermoplasmatota archaeon, a genomic segment contains:
- a CDS encoding ABC transporter permease, with protein MKLLRVLSVMRIYSSWFLASKLWIVNQLIIPFSMYIIFALVIGKGFEIYALIGATVTLSWNAGANAVSQQLFFHKHYYRIKDIFVVSPLHPLEYALGCGIGALLNAALPAIPVFVMMAIYVGELIVHAFTVFILSWFLGTLFGFWLGNFARDPAKLSAIANILYNLLIMLPPVYYPVSVLPKWATYPPYWCPPPHYLIY; from the coding sequence ATGAAGCTTCTTAGAGTCCTTAGTGTCATGAGAATTTACAGTTCTTGGTTTTTAGCCAGCAAGCTTTGGATAGTCAACCAGCTCATAATACCATTTTCAATGTACATAATATTTGCACTTGTTATAGGTAAAGGTTTTGAAATCTACGCTTTGATAGGCGCCACAGTAACTTTGTCGTGGAATGCTGGTGCAAATGCTGTTTCGCAACAACTGTTTTTTCACAAACACTACTACAGAATTAAAGACATATTCGTTGTAAGTCCTTTACATCCATTAGAGTATGCTTTAGGATGCGGCATTGGAGCCTTATTGAATGCCGCCTTGCCCGCAATACCAGTGTTTGTAATGATGGCGATATATGTAGGTGAGTTGATAGTTCATGCTTTCACAGTGTTTATACTATCTTGGTTTTTAGGCACTCTTTTTGGATTCTGGTTAGGTAACTTTGCCAGAGATCCTGCCAAACTTAGTGCTATTGCTAACATCCTCTACAATCTTCTCATAATGCTGCCACCAGTGTACTATCCGGTCAGCGTACTTCCAAAATGGGCTACGTACCCGCCTTACTGGTGCCCACCGCCTCATTATCTCATCTATTAA
- a CDS encoding helix-turn-helix transcriptional regulator, with protein MTFGKKLRKLREAKGLTQQQLAEKLGYVTNSYVSDVESGRFIPSKEKLRKIAKALGVPFRQLDGLLMESKLEQLGIKEAELISLFKDIPSLPEKDKRAIINAYLSIKERKKKKS; from the coding sequence ATGACGTTTGGTAAAAAATTAAGAAAATTAAGGGAAGCAAAGGGTTTAACTCAGCAACAATTGGCTGAGAAGCTTGGTTATGTAACTAATAGCTATGTTTCTGATGTTGAGAGTGGAAGGTTTATTCCTTCTAAGGAGAAGCTGAGAAAGATTGCTAAGGCTTTAGGCGTTCCATTCAGGCAATTGGATGGCCTTTTGATGGAGTCTAAACTTGAGCAGTTAGGGATAAAGGAAGCAGAATTAATCAGCCTTTTCAAGGATATTCCAAGCTTGCCAGAGAAAGATAAAAGGGCTATAATTAATGCTTACCTTTCCATTAAGGAAAGGAAGAAAAAGAAATCATGA
- a CDS encoding ABC transporter ATP-binding protein, with the protein MISTQKLVKIYEGNIVALDNISFNIDRKCSLMVAGPNGAGKTTLLRILSTALLPTSGDVFVLGFDVVKQANEIRKRVAIVPQDSYPDPYLTPEQFVSWYLVARGMSINESRKQAKYALELLRLEHVRKRKCLTLSSGEKKRVIVAAIMATNAELLILDEPTAGLDPMGRRAVYDIINKFSTDHGIIMSTHLISEAETVAEKVLIINKGRILALDSVKELLRKVGLYKYRVFIGEVSKDLETYLENMDVKFLYESGRITIYIRSSEELQHLISELSKLRVKFTIKGVTLEDVFIELMSNR; encoded by the coding sequence TTGATAAGTACTCAAAAGTTAGTTAAAATCTATGAGGGCAATATTGTTGCGCTTGACAATATCAGTTTTAATATCGATCGTAAATGTAGCTTGATGGTCGCTGGTCCTAATGGTGCTGGTAAAACCACATTGCTTAGAATTCTGTCGACTGCTCTCTTACCTACATCGGGAGATGTTTTCGTTCTCGGATTCGATGTTGTTAAGCAAGCTAACGAAATCAGAAAAAGAGTTGCAATTGTGCCGCAAGATTCTTATCCAGATCCATATCTAACGCCGGAGCAATTTGTGTCTTGGTATTTAGTAGCGCGTGGCATGTCAATTAATGAAAGTAGAAAGCAAGCAAAATATGCATTGGAGCTTTTACGACTAGAACATGTTAGAAAAAGGAAATGCCTCACACTTAGCAGTGGTGAAAAGAAAAGGGTTATAGTAGCCGCAATTATGGCTACAAATGCCGAACTTCTAATTTTAGACGAACCTACAGCTGGTTTAGATCCTATGGGGAGAAGAGCCGTTTATGACATAATTAATAAGTTTAGCACAGATCATGGCATCATCATGAGCACTCATTTAATAAGCGAAGCTGAAACAGTTGCTGAAAAAGTACTTATAATCAACAAAGGTCGGATTTTAGCCTTGGACTCTGTTAAAGAACTATTGCGCAAAGTTGGACTCTATAAATATAGAGTCTTTATCGGGGAAGTGAGTAAAGATCTCGAAACTTATCTGGAGAATATGGATGTCAAATTCCTTTACGAAAGCGGAAGAATTACGATTTACATAAGAAGTTCTGAAGAACTTCAGCATTTAATATCCGAGCTTTCTAAGTTGAGAGTAAAATTTACTATTAAAGGAGTAACCCTAGAAGATGTTTTCATAGAACTCATGTCTAATCGGTGA